The following nucleotide sequence is from Salinigranum halophilum.
TAGCCGACACAGATGTACGACGACATGGGCTCTTCGAGCACGTCCACGGTCAGGGCGAAGGTTCGTGAGACGCCCTGGACCGCCTCGTGACACCACTCTATGTCGGCGTCGGCTCCCGGCGGACGGTCTGCGTGTCTAGACATTCGAGATAGCCGGATGTAGGCATGGGGGCATAAAAAGTTCGTGGGACATGGATTCGTTCCCGCGCGCGACGGTCGAACGGCCGGTGCGACGGCGAGCGACGTCGCGGGTCCACACGACGTCACGGCGCGCCAACATTCAAGCCGCGACCCCTCGAAGCGCGGGTATGGACTTCGCCCTCACGACGGAGCAACGACAGATTCGAGATATGGTCGCGGAGTTCGTCGACGAGGAGATCGCGCCGCGCGCGGCGGAGATCGACGAGACCGACGAGTTCCCGTGGGACCTGGTGAACGAGATGGCCGAACTCGGCCTCATGGGGATGCCGTTCCCCGAAGAGTACGGCGGGGCCGGCCTCGACTACCACTCGTACGCCATCGGCCTCGCGGAGATATCGCGGGGGAGCGGCGGCCTCGGCACCGTCGTCGCCGCACACACCTCGCTCGCGGGCAACATGCTCTACGAGTTCGGGAGCGAGGCGCAGAAGAACGAGTACCTCGAGCCGCTGAACCTCGGCGAGGACATCGGGGCGTTCGCGCTCTCGGAGGCCGGTGCCGGCTCCGACGTGCCCGCGATGGAGACGGTCGCGCGCAAGGAGGGCGACGAGTACGTCGTCGACGGGTCGAAGCTGTGGATCTCGAACGGGTCGGTCGCGGACACCGTCACCGTGTTCGCCAAGACCGACGAGGAAGCCGGCAACCGCGGCATCTCGTCGTTCGTGGTCCGGCCCAAGGAGGACACGGGCTTTCACGTCGAGGGGACCGAGCACAAACTCGGCGACAAGGGCTGTCCGACCGCGGAGTTGCGGTTCGACGACATGCGCATCCCCGAGTCGCGGCTCATCGGCGAGGAGGGTGAGGGGTTCGTCCAGGCGCTGAAGACGCTCAACGGCGGCCGCATCACCATCGCGGCGCGCGGTGTCGGCATCGCCCGCGCGGCGCTGGACGAGGCGAAGCAGTACGCGAACGACCGCGAGCAGTTCGGCCAGCCCATCGGCGAGTTCCAGGCCATCAAGCACAAACTCGCGGACATGGACACCAAGCTACAGGCGGCCACACTCCTGATGCACCAGGCGGCTGACCTGAAGATCAAGAACGAGTCGTACATCAAGGAGGCCGCACAGGCGAAGCTGTACGCGTCGGAAGTGTCGAGAGAGGTGGCGAACGAGGCCATCCAGATTCACGGCGGCTACGGCTACACGAAGGACTTCCCCGTCGAGCGGTTCTACCGCGACGCGAAGCTCAACGAGATATACGAAGGGACCTCGGAGATTCTCCGGAACACCATCGGCGACCAGGTGCTGGACTCGTGAACGGGAACGAGTCGACGCTACACGGGGCTCACTCGCAGGCGTAGGGGTTCTCCCTGGTCTGTGGGGGGTACTGCACGCGGAGATACGGCGGCTCCTCGACGTACTCGACGAGCGACGTCGTCCCGACGAAGCCACAGGGTGACTTCCTGAGCGTGACGTACTGGAGGCCGTCTTCTTCCATCCAGACGTCGAGCACCTGGTCGGCGGCGTTCCGGTAGAAGGCACTGATCTGGTCGCCGATGGTGTCGGGGTTCGACACGTGCAACAGCGTGTCGCCGTCCTCGACGAGTTGGGCCTCCTCGAAGTAGCGGACCTGCCGCGCCTCCTCGTCGCCGAACGCGTGTGTCACGGCGTCGGCGTTGACGATGTGGAACCGGTCGCGGTCGGTCCGGTTGTCGAGGTCGGAGATGAGGTCGGTCAGTTCGGCCCCGCTGTCGGGTGAGCCGTAGACGTTCGGCACGGACTGGTCCCACGCGCCGATGAGGTCGACGACGAAGAGACGGTCCTCGGCGAGGAGTTCGTCGAGCGCGAGGCCGTGGCCACCCAGCAGCGACTCGACGCGCGACTGCCGGAGCGCGATGGTGGGCACGAGCAACACGGTGTGGTCGGTGTCGAACGCGTGCGCGAGCAGGACCGAAAAGAGCGCCGCCAGGTTCGCTTGCCCGTCGTGCTGGAGGAGGACGCCCGCACCGCGGACGAGTCCGCCGCCACAGAGCGCGTCGAGTCCCGGGATGCCGACGGGCGCGTGGCGGTGGTCCTTCAGCGCCGGCGGCTGTGAGCGTCGGAGCGGCCCGACGCGGACGCCGTCCGGCGCGATCTCCAGCTCCATCGAGCGATGGTCGTGGTCGACGCCTCGCATCTTCGACACCTCGAGGAAGCGGTGAGTGTCCGAGCGGACCGTCCGCCGCGAGAGTTCGATGACGCCGTGGCTGGTGAAGCGGAGGAGATCACTCCCGGTGAGTGAGTCGGTCCCGTGGGCCTCCGCGGTCAGGAGCGTCGTCGCACCGGCGTCGTCGCTGAAGAAGCGGACGAGGTCCAACACGGTCCGGCGGTAGAGGTTCTCGTCGCTGGAGATGGCGGAGAGGCCGGAGGTGCTGTCGAAGACCACACGGTCACACGGGACGTACCGTTCGAGGTACTGCCGGATGTACTCCCCGGTGAATGGAGCGTCGAACCCGGGTCCGAGAATCTCTTGGTCGTCGAGCGACTGGAGTGTGAGTTCGTCGTCGCCTTCGATGGTCTGTCCCGGCGTGGCGTGGATGGAGACGAACGTGAGGTGGTCGTGGTCGATGTCGAACGTGAACGACGCGAAGGCGTCGTGGAGTTCGTCGAGCGTCTGTTCGGTGCTGACGTACAGACAGTCCTCGCCCGCGTCGAGTCCTGCCTGGAGGAACTGCATCGCGAGCGTGCTCTTTCCGGTCCCGGGCCCACCGGTGACGAGCACCGCGCGGTTCCGGGGAAGTCCACCGCCCAGCATCTTGTCGAGGACGGAGTCGCCGACGCCGACCCTCGTCTCGGTCTGTGACATAGGTCACTTCACACCTGTCGCGTATATAGCTCTACGTCCCCGATTCTCACGACTCACCACGCGTGTCCGTCGGACACTGCGGAAACCGACAGGTTTGGGTTCACAGAATCCAAGCGGCGGTCATGAGCAGCGCCAGCGCGGACGACATCGGCGTGACCGCCCGCTACTACGAGACCGACACCGAACGAGTGCTGGAGTTCGACCGCGACGGCCGGACGGCGGCCATCGCCCAGAACCGCGAGGGATACGCGATGTTGAAGGTGCGCCCCACCGCGGACGGCGACGAACTCGAACGCTACTACGGGTTCGACATGGCGCTCGACCACGCCGGCGAACTCCTCGGCGTCGACCCCTACGCGCTCCCGGTGCCCGAGGACGCTACGGACATGGGGATGTAGCCGAGGGTGGTGTCGGGCGGTCAGAGCCCGTCGCGCCAGTAGAACACCGGCCCCAAGAGGAGGTAGCCGAGCGCCAAAAAGAGCAAGGCGTAGGCGAACCCGCGGCCGTACCAGCCGGGGGCGACGATGGCGACGAACTGGACGACGCCCATCACGAGCGCGTCCTGGGCGTGCAAGTCGGGGTAGACGACCGTCGTCACCATCAGCGCGGCGAGGACCAGGGTGAGCACCACCAGCACGAGCGGGTCGACGAATCCGGCGAGGACGGTGGCGGCGATGACGGTCGCCGCGAGGGTCGTCTGGACGCCCTGGGTCTCTTTCACGTCGGTGTCGTAGGCCGTGTAGAGGCCGAGGCGGACGACGGCCATCACGACGAACACTGCGGTCACCGCGAGGCCGACGCCGACGCGGAGCGTCTCGGACGCCCACGCCTCCCGCACGACGACGGCGACGAGGAGCGCAGGGGCGACGCCGAACGAGGCGACGTCCGCCAGCGAGTCGAGATACGGGCCCGCGGGCGTCGAGCCGACCCGGCGGGCCACGACGCCGTCGAGCGCGTCAGCGATGGCCGCGAGCAGGATGAGCCGCGCCGCGAGCCCCGCGTCGACCGTCGCCGCGGCGGCGGCCAGAAAGCCCAGGCCGGCGTTCCCGACGGTCACGGCATCTGCGAGGCCGAGTCGACCGACGAACCGCGGCTTCATACCTCTCGCGTGAACGAGGGCGGTTTTACGTCTTTACATCCGCACCCGGCCGCGCCGTCCGTCTTTCTCGTCGGCTCAGACGAACCACGCGACATTTACGCACGCGCTCCTCACCTTCGGACATGAGCCGTTTCACCGACGCGACGTCGCGGCGACGGGTTCTCGGTGCCCTCGGGGCGGCCGGCGTCTCCTCGCTCGCCGGGTGTACCGCACTCGTCACGGGCGGGAGTGGCGGGGAGTTCGACGTCGGCATGACCGCGGCCGCGTTCAACCCACCACAGATCACGGTGCAGGTGGGCGAGGAGGTCGTCTGGCACAACACCAGCGCCCGCGGCCACACCGTCACGGCGTACGAGAACGCCATCCCGGACGACGCCGTGTACTTCGCCAGCGGCGGCTTCGCGAGCGAGTCCGAGGCGCGCGACGCCTGGCAGGACCGTCTCGGCGGGAAGATCGACTCCGGCGAGTCGTACAGCCACACGTTCGAGGTTCCCGGCCGGTACGACTACGTCTGCCTCCCGCACGAACCCGGCGGGATGATCGGGTCGGTCATCGTCGAGGAGTAATCGAGACGCTCCGTGTTGACAGGCGACGTCCTACTCGTGGAGCGGGCTTTCGGGGGTATCTCGACGGATGCTGACGACACGACGACCGCGTGGTGCACGGGCGCGATGGACCGCAGTCACGAGCCTCCCCAGCCGACTCCTTCACTCCCTTCGGTCGTTCAGTCGTCCCTCGCGCGTGAGTCACGCGGACGGACCGCGTGACGTCACGCGCCACCGCACCACGCTGTGACGGTCGGCGCGCGGAAACAGACCGCGCGAAGCGAGTGCGTGACTCGTGCGAGGGGACTGTGTTCGCGCCTCCGCGCGCGAGCACCCGGCTGGGGAGGGACGAAACCGCGGTCCACCACCCTGGCGACTCGTACTTCGTCTGTCCTCTGTCACACCACCGAGACGAGCCTCTACTCACCGAGACACACGTACTCTGCTCCTCACCGACACCGTCCAGCCGTCGCTGTCACTCGCAGTCTGGGGCTGGAAAAAACGCGAAGTCGTGTGTGTATCCGTCTCCGCTGAGCCCGCGTCTTCAGTCCTCGTCGACGGCCACTTCGTCGGCGTCGACGTCGACGGCGGCTTCCTCTTCGGCCTCGACCTCTTCGGGGCGGGCTTCGAGGGTGAGCTTCTGGACCTCCACCCGGCGGAGCGGGTAGATGACCTTGGCTTCGCCGTAGATGGCGGAGGAGAGACGGCCCTCAACGACGCTGTCGACGAGCTGCTCGTACGTCCGCTCGCGGGCGGCCTCTTCGACGATGTCGATCATGACCCGGCGGATGGCCTGCTCCTGGCTGCGGTCGGCCTTCTTCGTCGTGAAGGCGGCCGGCTGCAGCTGGACGCGGTGGTCGTCCGTCGTCAGGACGGTGATGTTCGCGTCGATCTTCGACGCGCCGCGGCGCACGAGGCTCCGCAGGTAGTCGCGGGTGAGTTCGTGCTTGATGAACTCGGTGTAGGCCGTGTCCGAGGCGACCTCGGTGATCTTGAACGTGAGCTTGGTGTTGTTGGCACCGGCGTCGCCGGTGATCTCACCGAGCGTCACGTCGATGGTGCGGCCCTCTACTTTCTCCGGTTCGTCGGCGAAGGTGGTCCCCAGTTCCTCGCGGTCGAACTGCTCGGGGGCGAGGATGGTGTACCAGCGCTTGCCGCGCTTCTGTCTCGAAACTGATCGTTCACTCATGATTGTCGTGTGTTGTGTCTGTGTGGTCGGCTGTCGGTTCGTCTCGCGTGTCCGTCACTGCCGTCGTGTCCGTCTCCACCGTGTCGGAATCGTCCGTTCCGGCCAGTCGGTTCGCCACCGTGAGGTTCACCACGTAGTCGTCGACCGACGAGTGGAGTCCACCGGTGGTCTCGCGCTCGATGGTCGTCTCGACGGTCGACCCCTCGACGCGCGTCGTCATCGAGTCGGTGTTGTCCGGTTCGATGGCTCCGGCGACGATTTCGGCCGTCGCGGGCGTGGCGTGCGTCGTGCGGACGGTCGCTCGTCTCACGACAGGGCCTCCCTGGCCGCCGTCTCGAACGACTCCGGCGGGCCGTCGAACCGGGCGTCGGCCTCACGGGCCGTCCCGTCGGCCGTGCCGGTCTCGTCGGGTCCGAGGCCCGTCGTGAGCGCGCTCGTCACGTCGACCGCGTCGTCGTGGGTCGCCGCGGCGGCGACTCCCTCACTCACGACCAGCACCGTCGGTTCTGGCGAGCGGAAGTCGCGAGCGAGTCGCGCCACGGTCCGGAGGCGGCCGGCCGCGCGTCGGCGTTCGACGTCGTCGGTCCCGTCCGCGCTCGCCTCGGCCGAGGCAGCACGGACGACGAAGACGCCGCCGTATCGGGCCGTCTCGGCCTCGCGAAGCGTCGTGTGGACGTGGTTCGCGTGTGTGCGCCACGCCTCCAGGGCTCCCGTCCGCGCGTCGTGACCCAGTGCGAGGGCCACTCCGGTGCCGGGGTCCTCGCGGGCGACCGCCGAGAGCACGTCGCCGTAGCCCTCGACCGTCGCGAAGGGCGCGTCTTCGCCGAGGTGAAGCGGGTTCAGCGCACGGGCGATGGACTCGGCCGCCCGAGGTGTCGCGCCGGGCGCGGTCGTCGTCTCGACCGCGACGAGCGAGGCGAACTTCCGGCGAGCGTCCGCGTCGAGTTCGGCGGGCAGGTTCCACTCCGCGAGCGTCGCACCCGCGGCGTCGGCACCGCCCGAGACGGGCCCGTGCAGGAGCGTCGTGTGTCCGAGGCCGTCGGCGAGGTCCGTCACCGGGAGGCCGACACCGGGGGCGCGCTCGAGGCCCGCCCTGTCGGCGAGCGTCGACGCCGCCGGGTCGGCTTCGCCGGCCGCGATGCCCGCGAGTGCGAGAGACGGGTCGGCTGCGGTCTCCAGCGCCCGCGCGACCTCGAACGCCACTGCCGGCGTGCGTGCCGCGTCGCCGAGCGTCAGGTCTGCGGGGCCGGCCGAGCCGATTCGAAGCGTGAGGGCGTCGTCGTCGACCGCGTACGCCGAGGCGCGGCGGACGCGCACCTGGAACGGCACGGTCCGCTCACGCAGGGCGCGGGCGATGACGCCGCTGGCCGCGAGGGCACCCCCCGTCGGCGCGACGACGACCCGGACGAACGGGGCGTCGGCGAGCCGCGCGGCGAGCTCCTCGGGGCTCGGTGTCGGCGCGGCGGTGGATGGCGATTCCATGACGGCGGTGGTGGACATCTACTCCAGCAGTTCGACGGCGACGTCGTAGCTGTAGGTGAACTCCTCGTCGAGCTTCCCGCCGCGGTAGTACTTGACCAGACGGCGAATCTTCGACTCGGTGTTCTGCAGCGCGCGCTTGTTCTGGGCGTCCTGGGGGTTCTGCTCCATGTGTTCGCGCAGGCGAATGGCGCGCTCCATCAGGTTGGTGAGGTCTTCGGGGAGCTCCGACGCGGCGTCGTGCTCCTCGAGAATCGTGGTGACCTTCTTGCCGGTCGCGAGCTTGACGTTCGGGACCGGCGTACCCTTGACGCCCTCGTCGCGGAGCTTCATCCCGATCTGGGAGGGGTCGTGCCCCTGCTCTGCGAGTTCGACGATGCGTGCTTCGACGTCGTCCGCGTCGACGTCGCTCCATTCGGGGGGGTCGTCTGCCACCGGCTTGTCCGAACTGGACGAGCCGCGGCGGCGGGTGTGCATTCGTGCCATTGGTTGAATTGGAACCCACAGACCGCAGGAGAGCGTCGAATCTACCGACGCACTTCCGCAATCTCGAAGCCCGACGCCGACGCCGAGCGAGTCAGATTTGCGGCCGTGCTGGTTCCCTACCTATCTTCCTTCTCGCGCCGAACTAAACGGTTACGACATCCCGCGGCGTGAGGAGCGAACGGCTGTCGTCGGAGACAGTCGAAGATAGTGTCATACACCCAATCACTATTTATGTAGGCACGGACACACTACTCACATGAGTTCCATTCGAGACGACCTCTCGGCTGCGAGTGACGACCTCGCGAAAGCCCTCGACAGTGCGGGTGACGAACTGAAGTCCGGCGTACAGAGTGCCTCTTCACAGGTCTCGAAGCTCGTCGACGACCTCGAGGCAGGAGCAGAAGACGCCGAATCACAAGCGCGAGAGCGACTGGACGAGTTACTCGCCGACGTCGACCGCCTCATCGACGAGGCGAACGAGGAGACGACAGAGCACCTGCAAGCAGTCCGAAATCGACTCCAGTCCGCGAAAGAAGACTGAACCCCTCACCTGTGCCAGTCTCTGTCGCAACCCCGCCGAGTCGAAGCCCTTAATACTCCCTCCCGGATACGATTGGATGCGTTCGAGGGCTCGTAGATCAGGGGTAGATCACTCCCTTGGCATGGGAGAGGCCCCGGGTTCAAATCCCGGCGAGTCCATCAGGATTCTGCGCAGAACTAAATTGAACAGACAGCGGCGGTTCTATACCTCGATGCCACTCCGTCTGAGGGGGCAGTTACTACCTGAAACCGGCAAGTGCGTCTGAGAGCATTTGCACCCTTTGAGGTGTTCGCCCTCCTGAGACACATCGATTTCATCCAGTGAGTCATGATGCGCGACATAATTCTCACCCTGAATTCAGCGAGGAGTGCCAAATCAAAGTGGGAGTAGATTGAGATTGTACGCATGCGAGATATGTGCTCCAATCATGAGATAGAGGAACGTGGACAGAACAAGAGTTTGTTTAAATGATGACAACTCTCCAAAACTCACGATACCATACCGCCCATACAGGAATCGGAAAGAAACCATGAGATAATTTACACAAAGGAAAGAGAAGATTCCAAGACCGAATATTGCTATTCTACCCACAATCGAATCTGCAGGCAATAACCACACAAATACGATTCCAGAAATGACAAAAAGCGAAAGCATCCCGGCCACTGCCAGTAGGACTCCGAGGTTTCCCCCTACTCGCTCCCATTTCTCAACCTCCTGGACAGACATTCCCTCCGAGTCAAGAATTACGTCTACTTCTGGAGGATAGTCCTTCGCGTCCAACAGACCAATCTTAAGAGTGTTCTGTATGGCCTCAATAACCTGGTCGCCATATTTTGTTTTCTCGATACTTCCGTCGTACTTGTCGTATGCAAACGCGGCCATCATCAGCATGAAATCTCTGAAATACAGCTCATACGGTACTATTGACAACAAAATAATTATGAAAGTGAAAACCAGCGCAAGAATCAACGGGCTGAGCGGGACAACCACTGAAGCGTAAGTTCCCAAAGCGAGAGCGAAATACAAGCCTGAGTAGGTGCTGAGGATAACGAGAGCCGATGTTGTATTTTGAATCACCCGCTTTGACAAGGCAAACTGATTGATTACTGCCATCCGCCGTATCAGAGTTATTAGTAGAAGTGACATGGCAACACCGTATGTTGGTATCCGTAGAGGTGAGCTGATGTTTGGATCTGCAAGAAGGCCCGTTGCGAGAAAAGCCGCCAAGGTAATCTCAAAATCTACGGAACTAGCTTTGTCATCGAATACATTTTCAACCAGACTGTCACTCATAATATAAAGGATAGGCTAGGCCCTCATCAAGCATGGGGAGTGGTACATCTATTCTTTAGATATTATCCAAGAAGTCCCGCTGTAACCTCCGCTTGTCCTCCTCTGTCTGCACGTTCTAGTGCTCCGAAGCACCTCTGGACTCATAGCTATCCTATCGCTCGCCATCTCTTCGGGCATCCCGTCGTTCAAGTTCTTGCTCGCCGCTACGCCGCAGGGCGTGCGCCGAGTGTGACGATAGACGCTTTGCGGCGTTGTTGTAACAGCGGAGTCCGCCAACAAGCCGAGTTACGCTGCTGAGCCGCACTCCCCGTACCGCTCCTCGGCCTGGGTCCGCCGTCGCTCGGCCCGGTCGGGGTTCCCGTCCAGGTGTTCACGACACGCCGCGCGATACTCCACACACGCCAGTCGCGCCGCCCCGACCTCACACCGGTACTGCTCCAGCGCGGGGGCCAGCGGGCCGGACATCCCCTCGGCACCTTCGAACCGGTCGCGGGCGTCGGTGAACTCGCGGACGAGGTCGGCGAAGGTGTTCTGTGCGTCGCGGTACGACTCGTTCTCGTAGCTCGCGACGGCCTGCTGGTACCGCTCGCGCGACTGCATCGCCTGCTGGAGACCGCGGGCGAACGGCGTGAGCGCGTTGGCCGTGTCGCTGACGCGGAACACCTGTGCTTCGAACGCCTCGTAAGAGACGTCGAGTTCCGGGTCGAACGACTCCATCGAGTCGTACCGCGAGGTCGCGGTCCCCGCGGAACTGGCCGCCTCGGTCGCGAGGGTCTGTAGCCGGGTCAGTGCGGTCGTCGCCTCCGACGTGAGCTCGCTCGCCGCGTACGGCTCACGAAGCTGTTCGTGGACGGTGTAGGCCTCGTCGAATCGGACGAATGCTCGGACGAGACGGTCGAAGATCCAGCGCGTGTCCGACAGCGACTGAAGTCGGTCCGCATCGGCACTCTCCGACTCCCGCTCGTTCGCGATGGCCGCCTGGACCGCTCCGAGGCGGTCGGCGAGTGCGTCCGTGTCGAGGTCGCTCACTTCGAGCGTCTCGAGCGCGGGTTCCAGCGTGGCGTACACCTCGTTCAGGGCCGTGACGATGCCGTCGATTCCCCCCATCGCGACAGCCGGTGTCGGGGTCGCTGTTGCCGTCGCCGAGGCTGTCGCCGTCTCCGTCGCTGTCGACTCCGGCGTCGCCGTCGGCTCCGAGGACTGTGACGAACAGCCGGCGACGGCGCCGATGAGGAGCCCGAGCGCGTGTCGTCGATGCACACTCCCACGTCTCTTGTCGACGAGATAACTGTTTTGTGGTCGGCCCCGGTCGGCGACGGAACCCCGAGACCAACAACCATTTCGGGCACGACGGCGAATCGCCGCGTATGGCAGACGACGCCACAGACGAGACGGAGGACGTGCAGGAGTCAGCCGACGAGCCTGCGGACGCGGGCGAAGGCGACGGAGAGGAGAAGTCGTTCCGCGAGCGCGTCGAGGAGATCCGCGAGCGACGCGAGAAGGAGCGCGAGGAGGGCGAGCGTCCCGGCCCCGAGGAGATGATGGGCGGCGAGGGCGGTCCCGGCGGACCGGGCGGCATGGGCGGCGGCAACCCCTTCGCGCAGATGATGTCCGGGATGATGGGCGGTGGCGGCCCCGGTGGTCAGGGCGGCATGGGCGGCGGCCCGCCGGGCATGGGCGGTCCCGACCGCGGCCGCGAGGAGAGCGCCGGTAACGAGGAACTCGTCCGCGAGGTCCGTCAGCTCCGCGACGAGGTCCGCGACATCACGCGGCAGCTCCAGCGCATCGGCGACGCGCTCGAGGACGACTGACGCCGCCGCGTTGAGCGCTCGTTCGACGGGCGCTGCCCCGTCGTCTCACACGCGAGGCGAGGCGACCTGCCGGACGCGGTCGTAGACCGCCTCGAGGTCGTCGACGGCCCGTTCGACGCTGATCGGTTCGCGGCGGGCCAGACAGTTCTCCCGGAGCGTGTCGTACTCGTCGAGCGCTCGCCGAATCCCGTCGCGGAACCCGTCGATGTCACCGGGCTCGTAGTGGTAGCCGGTGACGCCGTCGTCGATGGTGTCCCGGAGTGCCCCCTCGCGCACGCCGACGACGGGCGTCCCGCAGGCGATGGCCTCGAGTGCGACCAACCCCTGGGTCTCGACGGGGCTCGGGAACGCGAACACGT
It contains:
- a CDS encoding acyl-CoA dehydrogenase; amino-acid sequence: MDFALTTEQRQIRDMVAEFVDEEIAPRAAEIDETDEFPWDLVNEMAELGLMGMPFPEEYGGAGLDYHSYAIGLAEISRGSGGLGTVVAAHTSLAGNMLYEFGSEAQKNEYLEPLNLGEDIGAFALSEAGAGSDVPAMETVARKEGDEYVVDGSKLWISNGSVADTVTVFAKTDEEAGNRGISSFVVRPKEDTGFHVEGTEHKLGDKGCPTAELRFDDMRIPESRLIGEEGEGFVQALKTLNGGRITIAARGVGIARAALDEAKQYANDREQFGQPIGEFQAIKHKLADMDTKLQAATLLMHQAADLKIKNESYIKEAAQAKLYASEVSREVANEAIQIHGGYGYTKDFPVERFYRDAKLNEIYEGTSEILRNTIGDQVLDS
- a CDS encoding ATPase domain-containing protein, with product MSQTETRVGVGDSVLDKMLGGGLPRNRAVLVTGGPGTGKSTLAMQFLQAGLDAGEDCLYVSTEQTLDELHDAFASFTFDIDHDHLTFVSIHATPGQTIEGDDELTLQSLDDQEILGPGFDAPFTGEYIRQYLERYVPCDRVVFDSTSGLSAISSDENLYRRTVLDLVRFFSDDAGATTLLTAEAHGTDSLTGSDLLRFTSHGVIELSRRTVRSDTHRFLEVSKMRGVDHDHRSMELEIAPDGVRVGPLRRSQPPALKDHRHAPVGIPGLDALCGGGLVRGAGVLLQHDGQANLAALFSVLLAHAFDTDHTVLLVPTIALRQSRVESLLGGHGLALDELLAEDRLFVVDLIGAWDQSVPNVYGSPDSGAELTDLISDLDNRTDRDRFHIVNADAVTHAFGDEEARQVRYFEEAQLVEDGDTLLHVSNPDTIGDQISAFYRNAADQVLDVWMEEDGLQYVTLRKSPCGFVGTTSLVEYVEEPPYLRVQYPPQTRENPYACE
- a CDS encoding DUF7111 family protein; translated protein: MSSASADDIGVTARYYETDTERVLEFDRDGRTAAIAQNREGYAMLKVRPTADGDELERYYGFDMALDHAGELLGVDPYALPVPEDATDMGM
- a CDS encoding protein sorting system archaetidylserine synthase (This PssA-like phosphatidyltransferase, along with a PssD-like decarboxylase, is required in Haloarchaea for the archaeosortase ArtA to replace the PGF-CTERM sorting signal with a C-terminal lipid anchor.); translation: MKPRFVGRLGLADAVTVGNAGLGFLAAAAATVDAGLAARLILLAAIADALDGVVARRVGSTPAGPYLDSLADVASFGVAPALLVAVVVREAWASETLRVGVGLAVTAVFVVMAVVRLGLYTAYDTDVKETQGVQTTLAATVIAATVLAGFVDPLVLVVLTLVLAALMVTTVVYPDLHAQDALVMGVVQFVAIVAPGWYGRGFAYALLFLALGYLLLGPVFYWRDGL
- a CDS encoding plastocyanin/azurin family copper-binding protein, with protein sequence MSRFTDATSRRRVLGALGAAGVSSLAGCTALVTGGSGGEFDVGMTAAAFNPPQITVQVGEEVVWHNTSARGHTVTAYENAIPDDAVYFASGGFASESEARDAWQDRLGGKIDSGESYSHTFEVPGRYDYVCLPHEPGGMIGSVIVEE
- a CDS encoding 30S ribosomal protein S3ae — protein: MSERSVSRQKRGKRWYTILAPEQFDREELGTTFADEPEKVEGRTIDVTLGEITGDAGANNTKLTFKITEVASDTAYTEFIKHELTRDYLRSLVRRGASKIDANITVLTTDDHRVQLQPAAFTTKKADRSQEQAIRRVMIDIVEEAARERTYEQLVDSVVEGRLSSAIYGEAKVIYPLRRVEVQKLTLEARPEEVEAEEEAAVDVDADEVAVDED
- a CDS encoding KEOPS complex subunit Pcc1, whose protein sequence is MRRATVRTTHATPATAEIVAGAIEPDNTDSMTTRVEGSTVETTIERETTGGLHSSVDDYVVNLTVANRLAGTDDSDTVETDTTAVTDTRDEPTADHTDTTHDNHE
- a CDS encoding 30S ribosomal protein S15, which codes for MARMHTRRRGSSSSDKPVADDPPEWSDVDADDVEARIVELAEQGHDPSQIGMKLRDEGVKGTPVPNVKLATGKKVTTILEEHDAASELPEDLTNLMERAIRLREHMEQNPQDAQNKRALQNTESKIRRLVKYYRGGKLDEEFTYSYDVAVELLE